The Solea solea chromosome 15, fSolSol10.1, whole genome shotgun sequence genome segment CAGATGTAGGTCAAACCTCAAAGGTGCTGAACTCCAACTCTGAGAGCCAGAATGGGCTCCGtaccttgtttttattattccaaAAGTACTAATGAGCATTCATGATGTATTCTTATTGCTGTATGTGAAGTGACTCAGAACATTCGCATGCAAACAGATTTTAGATACATATCAAAAGGGTCAGCGTGACTTGTCTGATACGGAGCTTGTGGTAAAGGAAACAAGGCTGAGAGCTGTTTTTGCAGCTGCGCTGTGTTGTATTAAGTACATCGGTCCTTTTCAGTAAATGCTAACATGTTTACGATTAAGTATATTCTTTATTATGGTCTTGATTTTACTAGGATCAAAGTCAATGGGATGGCTGAGagaaaattaagcaaaacattaAGCAAAGTGCACACTCACACCTCAGACTCCTTTTGTATAATCTCCATCAGATAAGTAGCTCATGTTCAGTCTTGTataagggatacttgagtaaaagtacaagaatCTCACCAGAAAAGGACTTCGGTAGAATTTGAagttaagtaaaagtcttaaagtatatgacatttacagtatcaaaagtaattgtatgatattaaatgtacttaagaagtaaaagtaaaagtaaaagagtGAGGagttgagccatggtggctcagtggtagggcgagttgtcctTCAActagaaggttgtgggttcaattcttTGCTCTGCTTGTCCTATatgtgtccctgagcaagacacttaaccccatggtgaatggctgaatgacaaaactgtagcgtaaagcagctCATGAAGACTAGAAACACTCTATATAATTataaactcttcttcttctgattttatttagtagtaacaagtaaagtacagatatgtgactttagtacttaagtacaacaagtataacaaagtatttgtacttcgttacattacaacactgcatgtGTTACACAAAAATCAGTCTGAATAACGTGTTCGGACTGACTGGAAACATTTTAGCGGTGGAAAGAGCAAAGGTCGAGAACATGAATGCAGCACACGTCCTTCCACTGGCGTCCACTGTAAGCGCATAAAATGACACGTGACAAGCACATGATATGCATTGTGTCTTCAGGATATGTCGCTCAGTGTGATATAAGCTGAGTCTGTAATCACAGAGCAGCCCGATTCATTCACAACACCAGCTACACCCGTTTTACACAGCAACTCAATGTGGCATAGTTGTGCTAGTTGTATAGTATACATTTTTTGGGGAAGATTATATATAATTACTCAGTGCAGCCTGGGTGCACAGACATTTAGGCTgactcccaaacacacacatacacacatgaatAGATAGACACAAAACGTGCACACGCTGACCTTAGGGATTCTCTTGCACGCTGATAAGTATTTACTGAGTAATAAGTCACATGAAAGAAGTCCTGGATTTGCTCGTTGCTACGAGCCTCTCCAAATAAACAGCCCAATTAAGTCACTTATTGCCacactcccttctctctctccctgaaaCCGCAGAGCTGACCGTGATGCTTCATTCATCACGGCCGATGTCTCATGTGTGGCTTTCTCCTTCTGTAACGCCATTGGTCAGGGAGTGTAAGTAGGCCATGcagtgtcaacacacacactcgtcacAGAGCCCACCCTCTCGCCTCACAGATACTTCCTTATCGGCCTCTGAGCTCCGCGGCCAACCACGTGTTTTGAGACAACGCCTGGTCTAAGTAAACCCCTTACTGAACTAGATAGGACATGCTACATTTTACATCTATATCTGTCAAATACCCAGGCTTGAGACTGTCACGCCTGCCCTCCGTCTCTTCTCTGCCCTTCTCTTTCAGACCAAGCGCATGTTGACCGGGCAGAGTCAGTGACACATATAGCACAGAGATAGCGATTGTTATTTTCGTCAAACGTGGGTACTCGAACAGTTCGATAATCAGATAATCAGACGCGTTTTCAATGCCGACAAAGCAGGGTTATCGACAGACTTTTATTGTTGGCGCTGCTGAACGCCATATCTTTAAAGGTGGCTTAAGGTGTCTTTAAGTCTTTGAATTGAAAAGGTAAATGCCCTTGTTCATGTCAGAAAAGACAGCTTAATATTGGCTAAGAAAAGCTCGTAGTGTGTGGTTTAAAGTAGAGATTTCACAGGTCACGCGTTTCGTCATGATGGTGAAAGTTTGCTCATGTTCGTGAGCggcatataaatgtgtttttccatagttttctgtttgtttttgtgagaaCGATGAAATGAATATTGATGCAGCAGCAGGTAAACATGGGTCACTGTGATGGTGGTGAAGAGCCTGCACTGCCAAacatgtcatgtgactgtgaaggCCACATGAACCATTTATTTAGGGACCTCCTacaaccatggttctcaaactgtgctacgtgtaccaccagtggtacgcaagcttcctctggaacaaatacagaaatacagttctattgtgtatatttatatgagGGTCAATGACCATtgacttcatttttatttttcattttactatGAACGAAACATCAAGGCTTGTATTTATTGATGTCGTTAAATAGTGAGTATTTTTGCTTTTACAACACTCATTTGTTAGTGGAGAATGAAATTGTCTTATCCTGCGGTGAAGATTTACTGTGGCACATTGAACACTTTTGGATGCTGAACATTTGCTTTTCCTACGCTGTTAAACAACTGAGCCCCCCCTTATaataaatgcacttttatttgcactgaaaataaagttaaatcaaTCTTTTCACTTCCTTGTGCTGTTTTAATCTTTCTAATATTTCTAAGTCTGCCTGATTCTCGAATCTTAAAAGAAAATCTGACCTCTAAAATAAAGAGCTGGAGACGGAGATGTACAGGACATGCTCTGCCTTGGCTTCATTAATCTACAAACATATATCTATAAACTGCTTCCCTAAAATTGGTATTTACACCCTCCGCATTATTTACATCTGGAGCagggtgaagaaaaaaaacattttatgagCATGTTTACCCACAAAGACGTGACATCAGCTCCAAAGCCATGGTAAACAAACACCCCATGTGTCATGTGCAGGGGTCAGAGGAGGTAGAGTGAGATGTAGATGAGGGTTCACAGTCATTCAGGTCACACTGTAGTTGTTGAGGCTCCAGCAACTCAAGCAAAGGTGTCTTCCAAACTGAAGTAGCCTCTTCGATGAGAGGTGAAAGCATTTTCAACTTCACTCAAGCAGATCCTGTTGCCTAAAGCTCCTATAGAAGCTCAACTCCTGAAGAAGGTAAAGTGAAGTGCTCCGGCCTCTCTGCTCGCTGCTTCCCTCTGTTGATTCATAGATTGTGCTCATACTTGGGGCCTGAACCAAGATCCAAGGGCCAGTGTTAGTAAACTGTGCAGAGAAAGAACCTCATCcgacatgcgcacacacacacccacacacacacacacacacaccattcgcTGAAGAGCCACAAGCATTGGCTGTAAACACTCAGGCCTCTCACAAGATGCTCTGTAAATATTTACAGCTTGGCAGGCGATGCACCGAGAGGAATGTGGTGAATTAAGCAGTGGCGGCCTAACGTGACCGTCCTCGGCCAACTCCCTCCACCCACACAGATCTCCACCCTCTCAACCCCCCATCGCACCCTGACCGTCACCAGACCGGACATCCACTGGGCAAACAGCATGACCTTATTCAACGTGTGTGCACTGTGGCTTACCTTGTGGCAGTCGGGGAGGTCACCTCAGCTGAGAAAGGGGCCAGAGGCTTCTTCCTGAAAGTAAAGTGAAGATTATGTTTTTGGCGGGTGACCGTAAAAAGAGTCAGTGATGTATGCTGTacctactgtatatgtacatttcaTTAATATTGGCTGCCATACGCCGAAAAGCTGTAACAACAACCTCCCCACAtgtattaaaaagagaaaacatgtgttttcatgttacCGGAAggacatttattatttatttattatccacGTCCACATGGTACATGGTTGAGACCTTCTATTGGCTGTGCATCCGGATGGCTGAAGGCGCGGATTAGACTGTGGCCTTAtccacacaataaaacagaacTTTACTTAcgatatttgtcattttttaaaaggttttccatACAGCAAGAAAggtgttccccccccccccccccatgactctaaacactgcagtacatatgccaggccacACTGACGTGGAAAACTCTCGTGCCCACAAAATACATATAATAAAGTATGCGCAcaaaattaataatattaataacgtTCTCATGAATTACCTGGAGAGCTGCACAAGTCAAGCGGGCGAAGAGGGCTGAAGCTTTGGGTTGGAGAGAGATAGAGTTACAAAGATGTtaatattttgtgcacacatttcacttatttcgtggccacaatttaatttttttcaccCAAGTCATGTCTGAGGCTCtgtaagaagaggaggaagacaccAAGGACTATTACATCATCTATGACCATGGTTCCGAACTTGGGGTCCAAGCCAAGCGCGGAGCTATGTCTCCTTGTTTGTGAGGTTATATAATTCTATTTCTGCATATTACACTTAGAAAAATCCCAATCAAACATTCTATTGGACAATCAGAAGTCGTTATCAACCAAattaaaacctgtgttttgGTGCACCTTTGAATTTCTTCAGCTATTTATCACCAACTATGAACTTCTGTGACTATTACTGCAGAAGCAAGTCTCCTCAGGTCAGTTAGTGGCTACATCTGATCACGTTGCTGTTGTCTGAGAAACGGAAAAGTACCAACGACTCAGCggtatcaaaaaagaaaacaatgcaatatatatatacatatgtatatatatatgtataaatataccTTACAGAAGTGTCAGCAGGGTGGGGTTTTAAATCAGtttcacacacaaagacacatacgTACATACTGAGCACAAGTGTGTTGTACATTGTTTCATTGTGAGACCAGAATAGTGACACAGTCACAGATTAGCATACAGTTGGGAATTGTGGTCTTCACTCTACACAAGTGACTCAGTGCACTTCTGTGAGCAGGAGGAGTcataatagttaaaaaaaaagggactgtttactttcagTTTAATTATGACTAGTAATTATAGCTCATTAAAGATGTAAAGATTTGTCTTAATTCTCTGTAATTTTATACCTTTATTACTAAATCAACAACAATCaagcctgggggggggggggggttcagaataaaataaaggGTTTAGCCGAGTCTAATTGGGTTTTCTGACACAAAGGTGATTTACAACCTACTTTCTACTTGGCAAACTGCCACCCATCTGGCCCCCATGTAGGCAAAAACAAAGTCTCCAAACTATGTGCTGTTACTACTTGACCCCAGCTCCTGCCTTAACATGCCAAAACAATACCAGGACGAGCCGAGCTTCCCACTGCAGCGGCGCAACACAAATAGTAACTTCTCTGGGCCGCCACTACAGAGGAGAGGGGAaactgaaggaggaggaaaaacagcaggaCGAAGAAGAGGTGGAAATGGGTGGTGGCCAGGAAGCGGGACTCTTCCTGCCCTAATCACAAGTCAGAGAGCGTTTCCTCTCATTGTAGAAGCTCCAGACGCCATTAACCAGAAAAGACCCCTGTGTGCTTACACCGACACCACTACATCCttacatagaaacacttcatcTTATATAGACACAACATATAGAAATGTTAATACACTTAATCACACATTACATGCAGGTTTGTTGATGAACACACttagtgccacacacacacacacacattgagtcACAGGTACGTGGATTCGACTTGGCAGCGCCCAGTGCATTGTGCAGCTCTGTGGCTCTGCTCTGATAAACACTTCATTATGAAATCCTGAGGACACAGTAAATATTTGCCGGGCCCTTATCAGCCTGCCTTATCTTGGCATGAACTGCAGGCACCACAAAACTCCTGggccctttgttttttttattgcctttgCTGCCACTGATAACTTCGCTGAACAGCCTGCGGAACTAAGCTTCTTTTTGAAAGGTTCTTGGAAAATCAACACACCACAACACTGAGGACTCTGTGCTGAAATGTAGGCCAGGGCTTTTAATTGGTCTAGATGGGAGCAAGAATTGAGCTCCTGTCAGAACAGGGGAAGGAGTTGTCATGCTCCCACTACCGTCCTTATTTCACCCATCTAAGTACACAAATGTACAGACTCGGTTAATCAATATTGGGTTGATGGCAGGTGTCCAGTTCCCAGCATGTCTGACCTCAGGACACAGGGATACCACTGACAGACAAACAAGCTTCTGATAGTTTAGTCTGAAACGTCAACCAGCCAAAGCAGCATATATGAGGATTCAGATTGATTTGTCACAACTGTGAGACACCGACTCATGTGTGAGCCTACGGACTGGACACATGTATTGCTAGAGAACTGACACTGATCAGTGGCAATGACACAACATAGAGTTAGtaatgattaataatcattTCAAAGCGGccacagacacatacactgCCCTGCCCTGCCATGGCATTTGACACAGACACCTGTTTAATCTTTTTGTCTCATCAGTGAGTGTACTCCTCTGCACCAGTGcgttttcatttttaactgcACCACTTTCAGATGATTAACACACAAACTTCTATGAttgagcttaaaaaaaaaaacaaaaaaacagaaatataacaCCTCTGGTTTGGGACATCTTACAGAAGACGTAGCTGAGACATTTCCTCACAGCTTTTATCTTCAAAGACATTCACCCGCCACTTCATTTACAGCTAATAAAGCGGCACACAGTGAGatattctgctgctgtaaccTGTCGGCTTCAAAGGTTCTACATGTGCATTCAGAAGAGGGTCTTCCTTATACCTTGGTTGAAACAAATGGTTAGTTGAGATTGTGCATTAAAATCCCAGCAGGTCGCCTTCACCACATCTAAAAATGTGTTAAGTCGCTGTCATGTGGTTGTCTGATTAGATGCTTGTGTCAATGAGCAgttaaacaggtgtacctaataaagtggtgtCGACTGGTAGCTGCACTCTAATGAGTGCCACGGTACAGACCATCAGAAAATAGAAACATAATGTGGGAGTTATTAAAACATTAGAATGTAATCCTGGTGGCAGAGATTTATAACCCGAGCCTCCAACACAATACACCCAGCTTTCCTGTGACCGCGACACTGCTCGtacacattttccatttaaaaattcCAGACCCCATTCCCCACGTGGTGAAGACGTATCGCGTGTCTCCCCTGTTTATAGCACAGCATCGCACGTTATGTAATATTACATACGTTTTATTCAGGGCTGTCAGTTTCTATGTGTGGTGTTGCTTTCCATTGCAGAAtcagatttcttctttttttcacaggGCATACCAATAGTTCAGCTGTTCTGCCTTTTGTTGGACCGGAGACAGGAATTTAAGCAGTGCTACcaagtcagtgttttttttgttttttttttactgtatgctGAGAACAATGGGCCAGGACTTGCTCCGAAAGCCCTCCCAGAGGATTCAGATCCAAGTAGTGTCACAGGGCACATCaggcaccccccccccccctgccttTCTCTTCTGGAGGAAGACGACTAGTCATGCTTCATGTGAGCAATATGAGAAGCAAAAGTTTCAGACCACCGCACATCTTCATCggttcatgttttcataatttTCACGTCACACCTGCTGAACTGTccaactcgtgtgtgtgtgtgtgtgtgtgtgtgagaaatcaCAGCCTGCGAGGACGGAGCTGTttcaaaaaattatttttattgggAGAACtacaaaaaatgtacagtacaaaGTTAACAGTCTCACACTCAATTTGTAGTGAACTGACTCCCCCAAAAAAATATTACAACTCTCGTTGCCTTTTTgtccgttttctttttttgttacattcaaaAAGCTTTACTTCTGATAAAGTAGTCAAAAGTACATAGTGTGCATCCCCCTGTACCTACTATGTACAAACCAAACGTGTTCATCCACTTCCCTCTCCAGCAAACTCAAGACTCAGACTAGATTCCAAtatcataaaaaagaaaagaaaaaaaaaagagaactcaAACAAGAGGGACGGGGACTTAGAAGTTATGGTTGTTTATCAGAGTGTCTGAGTGGtaacaaccttaaaaaaatgttttcagaatCCAACACTACATTCAGTACAACCTGTGTATAAAAAGATGCCATGTAGGAAAAATACTTTATTTGGTTAATTTTAAGGCATGTCAAGATGGTGAGCCCCTTAGGCACTACACAATAATACTGGGGCACAAGGGATTGCTACATTCTTTAGCACGTGGCTGGAATCACAGTGTGACCTCGtgcaaacagagagaaaaacaaaatagaaaatactttttGGTTAATTTATTGACTTGGGTTCTTTGTCACTGAAGTCTGAtctagataaaaaaaagaagtaaggGTTGGACGGTCTGTACAACCATTGTTTATACATTCTACAGATGCATCTAAatagggacaaaaaaaaaagaagccttctacagcactgacacacaaccTCAGGAGCAAACCGCAATCACGCAAACTTTAATAAAcgtaaacaaggaaacaaaattaatgaaataaatatcacATACGTTCTCttaaattaagatttttttttactcatttacaataaaaataccaagtgaagttacaaaaaaaaggagaaaaaacaaaatatatatattactgtGAAAAGAACATACACTCCACTTTATGCAGATTAATAATGGCGATcataatttaaacataaaagaaTATAGATCTATTGCTTCATCATACTTGATAAATACAGTATGGACACAAATTACCAATGTAGCCTATACTTTTTTCACAAGAtaataaataagttaaataGTCCATAGCCAGTTATGCACCGCTAtgcaaatcactcaaaaacagctaaaaaaatatatgttcAACCATCAGCAGTGATTTCCCCAAACAAACCCAACTCAAGAGTGCTTTTAAACCAAGCAACAAACTAGACTAACCAAACGAACCACTGGGTGGCGCTGGGAGAAAACAGGTCTGGAATGGAAGTTGAAGCTTtcaaaaagaggaaagaagaaaaacacactttaataaaaagggaaaaaaatgttactTTGAGTCAAAGGCATATTCTTGGCAGGATGGGAGGAAATCTGAAACCGCTTAGTCTCTTCTTCTTGTCAAGTCATGTTACACACACATCTAATCCCAGGAAAAGTGTGGCTTGCCTGATAGAGCAAAAGGGAGAGGGGGCTACTGTGAGCCCTTGGGCAAGGCACTGATGGAATGCCTTCTGTTTGCTATCTAAGTTTTAATACAGCTATATTAcatacagaagaaaaacaaaaaaaaaaagactaaactAATGCCAGGTCAAGGACACTTTAAACTGTGTGAAGCTTTATTGATCCCTGTGGGTGAGATTCTCTCCTCTTGCCCCCCACCAGGGAGGTCAGAGCAGGGTCAGCACCACTGGAGCTTGTAGGGACTCAACAGTCTTGCTCAAAGGCACTTCAGCAGGGTGGAAGCTGCTGAAAAAGGGGTGAGGGGGGTTTGAAGGACAGTCTACCTCCCCCACAGACCCCCGTCCATAAATccgagtgaaaacaaaaaaaaagtatgaatcAATCAAATTAGTCATCAGAAATCGACAGCCTGCTGAAGATTGGCAAACGTCTTCCACCGTCCAGAGTAGGAGACTCGGAGCCGCTGAGGCTCCCGGAAGAGCTGAGGGACCCGCTTGCATAGCTCTCCCGGTCAGAGAGCGAGTCTGGCGGGCTGGGAGGAGGCTCGAACACCGGCGACTCGCTGAGGCGGCGCAGCGCCTGCAAGTGGCTCATGTTGTAggtgggaggggagggagggcaCATGCTGCTCTGCAGCCCGTAGTAGGCACCGACCGAGTGGTTGTTGGCGTAGCCGCTGGGGCCGTGAACAGCCAACGGGGCCAGCAAGGCTTTTAAGTCCTGCCCGGGGAAATTGAAGGCACTGTTGATGCAGGACACGGAGTTTGGAGAGAGTACGTCCTCGTagaagctggaggaggaggaagcggtGGTGGGAGGCGGTGGGGTCCGGGACGTGGGGCTGTCGAGCAGGGGAGACTCGAGTCCGTGGTGGGTGGAGAAGCCGGAGAAGCTGAGGCTGTGGTGGAGCTTTGGTCTGTCCCTCTGGTTGtagctgagctgctgctgttgttgcggtggcagcagctccctctgaccgtAGCCGCACAGCTCGCGGGCCGACCTGGGCTCCGCTGGATGCTGCACCATGTTAGCGTTGGCGGCCGGAGCTGGCCGGCGCTCTTCGGCGTTGTGGATAAAGTGACACCGGGGACCGTAGGGGCAGAAACCGATGGTGTGGAAGGTGCGACACGGCTCAGTTTTGTACTTAGGGTGGCGGGACAGGCTTCTTAACTCGTGATAGCCGTGAGCGAACTGACATTTCTCCCCGTACTTGCATGAGCCGTTCTCCTCGAAGGGCCGGCAGAGCTCGGTCTTGTAGCGGGTGGAGTTGATCTGAGAGCTGGGCTTCTGCTGCAGCACGCCGCGCTCTCCGCTCTCGCTGCTGTACGCGCGGTCACGGAACTTGTTCTCCTTGTTCATGAGGGCCgtggcgctgctgctgcagctgctgctactgctgctgctgttgttcgGCGTGTTCTCCTTCAGGTTCCCGTAGGAGCACATCGAGTACTTGTTGCCGTTGTTCATCGCCTCCATGTTGCTGGTCGAGTTTCTGTGGAAAAATCCTGGCGTGAAGGAGCTGCCGGAGCTGGGAGTCGTCACCGGAGCCCCCACCGCCTTCTTGTCCAGCATGCTGTTTATGTGGAGGGCGTTCATGTTCATGCTTTTATCCTGCTGCTGGAAGAAAAATAGACGGGTTAGCGACATGTTTTAAGAGTACTTTGACCACATGGCGTGTTTGAGGCAACTTTGTTTTGCCTGCAACTTGTTGCACACGCAGTACGTTTAAGTTTCTTTCTGGAtgcaaagcattaaaaaaaaaaacgccaacTATACTTTGATTATAGAATAGATTTTACCTTGTAAAGCATGTCCATGTCGTAGAAAGCTGATAAGACGGTCGCAGACATCTCGTTTCCCCAAGTTAGCTGTCGCACTCCCTCTTTCATGGAGGACCGACCAGGATCCCTGAAGGCGAAGTGCGGTAGTTTGTGCCACGACTGGTTTTGGTTGTGGGGAATGGTTGCAAAAGTTGCAGTTGTAAAGTCCGCTGAAGAAAAAGTGAAGAGGGGACAGACTGGTACTGAAGAGCTGAAgaagttgtgttgtgttgttgtttttttcttttccccaagTTTCCTTCCCCTTCGAGAAGCGCAGAGCCAAGGTGCTTCACTGTGCGCCCTCGCGTTCTCTGCGTCAATATAAATGCTTGACGGTGGTCAGGGAGGGGCGAAGCGAAGTCGgcgcaaacttttttttaaggagCCGCCTCTGTCCCCTCCTCTCCGGGGGGAAACTTCCATTCACCGGTTGGCCGCCTATTCTTCAACACCACGCCCTGAAATCTAacccgagcagcagcagcagcagcagcccccgcctcctcctccatccccccgcccccccccccctccccatacCCCACACATCCCTCAaaaacttctttctttttttttcttcttcttcttttaatcaCACAACCAATTTTGTGGAAGTTGGTTTTGCCTTTCGGTTTGTCTCTCGCTGAGAAGGAATGTAGAGCCATCTATTATTCATGCATGCTGTTCTCCAGACAATTAACcatgcacattcacacctggGCCTCCCCTCCTCTGAAGCTCTGAGTGGAGGGCGGTGAGGGGGTGCCTTGTTCAAAGGCTCCCTTACTGAATTTCACCTTTTTATcttttccttaaaaaaacaaaacaacaacaacaatagataTAGTTCCTTAAATACTCCATTATCTGAAGGCCATGTCTAAAAAGGCTTATAAGTGATTAATGGTGCAGCATTAAAAGGAAGATCTCAGGCTTAAAGACTcctaatactgtatataaacaaggAAGCAACAGTCCTGGAGTTGGAACCAGCAGCTCTCCTCTCCAGCCTCTGGACCACCACACTTGGAAGCTGACACATGTATTTGTAATGGAAGGAAACTCTTGCCTCTACCTCCCACCTCTCCATCCCTCTCCATCCCTGTGGACGGGGTAAAGACCGCAAGTATGAGCGGAGAGGAGTCGAGGCAGAGTGCAGCACAATTTTTAGAATCCACCGGTTGCATAATCAGCTTCCACAGTgcaacaggcagcagcagcagcagcagcagcagcagcagtagtctATTCcagtctaacacacacacacactgacaaacagttACTACCTGCTGTTCTCGCATGACCTACTTTTGTACCACCTCAACACCAAACCTTAAAAAACCCTAACTTCCACCCTTTGATTAGAAACgtgtcactt includes the following:
- the zfp36l2 gene encoding mRNA decay activator protein ZFP36L2 isoform X1, producing the protein MKEGVRQLTWGNEMSATVLSAFYDMDMLYKQQDKSMNMNALHINSMLDKKAVGAPVTTPSSGSSFTPGFFHRNSTSNMEAMNNGNKYSMCSYGNLKENTPNNSSSSSSSCSSSATALMNKENKFRDRAYSSESGERGVLQQKPSSQINSTRYKTELCRPFEENGSCKYGEKCQFAHGYHELRSLSRHPKYKTEPCRTFHTIGFCPYGPRCHFIHNAEERRPAPAANANMVQHPAEPRSARELCGYGQRELLPPQQQQQLSYNQRDRPKLHHSLSFSGFSTHHGLESPLLDSPTSRTPPPPTTASSSSSFYEDVLSPNSVSCINSAFNFPGQDLKALLAPLAVHGPSGYANNHSVGAYYGLQSSMCPPSPPTYNMSHLQALRRLSESPVFEPPPSPPDSLSDRESYASGSLSSSGSLSGSESPTLDGGRRLPIFSRLSISDD
- the zfp36l2 gene encoding mRNA decay activator protein ZFP36L2 isoform X2; translated protein: MKEGVRQLTWGNEMSATVLSAFYDMDMLYKQDKSMNMNALHINSMLDKKAVGAPVTTPSSGSSFTPGFFHRNSTSNMEAMNNGNKYSMCSYGNLKENTPNNSSSSSSSCSSSATALMNKENKFRDRAYSSESGERGVLQQKPSSQINSTRYKTELCRPFEENGSCKYGEKCQFAHGYHELRSLSRHPKYKTEPCRTFHTIGFCPYGPRCHFIHNAEERRPAPAANANMVQHPAEPRSARELCGYGQRELLPPQQQQQLSYNQRDRPKLHHSLSFSGFSTHHGLESPLLDSPTSRTPPPPTTASSSSSFYEDVLSPNSVSCINSAFNFPGQDLKALLAPLAVHGPSGYANNHSVGAYYGLQSSMCPPSPPTYNMSHLQALRRLSESPVFEPPPSPPDSLSDRESYASGSLSSSGSLSGSESPTLDGGRRLPIFSRLSISDD